The Papaver somniferum cultivar HN1 unplaced genomic scaffold, ASM357369v1 unplaced-scaffold_18, whole genome shotgun sequence genome includes a window with the following:
- the LOC113338066 gene encoding probable ATP-dependent DNA helicase CHR12 produces the protein MVLNEDVINSRQRIQNTKTLICALNLVSRNLPLPQDIFDTLNSIYSPDHEDGGDLVVDRDSIAEKTRVSGHNLVVVQENVAGGGGVRDDGLQREKDAKNGMILNGGGDLMEEFEDALVQQRRNCVSGAGLRKSEEDRLRTNIQHRLSELQKLPSSRGEDLQMKCLIELYGLKLADLQSKVRCNVSDEYWLSEKCAYADKQLFDWGLMRLPGPRMYGIADAFATERDDRQRGKKRDAETASRIGEEEKSRIEIRQRKFFGEILNASREFQMHVQAVLKRRKHRNDYVLTWHRQQTQRVKQRLTREEKERFQALKVNDVETYERLVKESKNERLTMFLGKTNDLLMQLGAAVQKQKDAELDCSKSESRAELAPGGDEDMLDDSDTNVKSNDLLEGQFQYDSAIHSIQESITAQPTMLEGGELRPYQVEGLQWMVSLFNNNLNGMLADEMGLGKTIQTIALIAYLGENKNVTGPHLIIAPKAVLPNWVNEFKTWAPKIVTILYDGKMDQRKAMREKYSREYKFSVMITHYDLIMRDKAYLKKIHWHYMIVDEGHRLKNHECALVRTLVKGYHIRRRLLLTGTPIQNNLQELWALLNFLLPTIFNSVQNFEEWFSAPFADRCDVSLTDEEQLLIIRRLHQVIRPFILRRKKAEVEKFLPKKTQVILKCDLSAWQKVYYQQVTDYRRVGQDTELGTSKSLQNLSMQLRKCCNHPYLFVGDYNIWQREEIARASGKFELLDRLLPKLKKAGHRVLLFSQMTRLIDILEIYLQLHNYKFLRLDGSTKTEDRGTLLKQFNAPDSPYFMFLLSTRAGGLGLNLQTADTVIMFDSDWNPQMDQQAEDRAHRIGQKKEVRVFVLVSVGSVEEVILERAKQKMGIDAKVIQAGLFNTTSTAEDRKEMLKEIMRRGTNSLGTDVPSEREINRLAARSDAEFRMFELMDEERRQREKYRSRLMEDHEVPDWVHSAARAEKAKEPEPDSGFFTGKRQRKEVVYADNLSDLQWMKAIEHEEDLAKLEAKSKRRETLAPETSRSTSQNARGYQILSESRNHDESMVSEEASESTYAERTPKRLKSVPLRFRIPVPGSGSALRGDDGITPTTHKRKR, from the coding sequence ATGGTTCTGAATGAGGATGTGATCAACAGTCGGCAACGTATACAGAACACCAAGACATTGATCTGTGCTCTGAATCTCGTCTCAAGAAATCTACCTCTTCCACAGGATATATTCGATACCCTCAATTCTATCTACTCTCCAGATCATGAGGATGGTGGTGATCTTGTTGTTGACAGAGATTCAATTGcggagaaaactagggtttctggtcATAATTTGGTGGTGGTTCAAGAGAATGTCGCCGGTGGTGGTGGTGTCAGAGATGATGGTCTTCAGAGGGAGAAAGATGCTAAGAATGGGATGATCTTGAATGGAGGAGGGGATTTGATGGAAGAATTTGAGGATGCACTTGTACAGCAACGGAGAAATTGCGTGTCTGGCGCCGGGTTAAGAAAATCTGAAGAAGATCGTTTAAGAACCAACATTCAGCATCGATTGTCCGAGCTTCAAAAGTTACCTTCAAGTAGAGGAGAAGATTTGCAGATGAAGTGCTTAATTGAGCTTTATGGGTTGAAGTTAgcggatttacaaagtaaagttcGGTGTAATGTAAGCGATGAGTACTGGTTGAGTGAGAAATGTGCTTATGCTGACAAGCAATTGTTTGATTGGGGGTTAATGCGATTGCCTGGTCCTAGGATGTATGGTATTGCAGATGCGTTTGCTACGGAAAGAGATGACCGACAGCGGGGTAAGAAGCGAGATGCTGAGACGGCGTCAAGGATAGGGGAGGAGGAAAAGAGCCGGATTGAAATCAGGCAGAGGAAATTCTTTGGGGAAATTCTTAATGCGTCGCGTGAATTTCAAATGCATGTACAAGCTGTTTTGAAACGCAGGAAACATAGAAATGATTATGTCCTGACATGGCACAGACAGCAAACGCAACGTGTTAAGCAACGTCTTACAAGGGAGGAGAAAGAAAGATTTCAAGCACTGAAAGTTAATGATGTGGAGACTTATGAGAGATTGGTGAAGGAGAGCAAGAATGAAAGGTTAACGATGTTTCTTGGCAAAACTAATGATCTTCTTATGCAGTTGGGAGCTGCTGTTCAAAAGCAGAAAGATGCAGAACTTGATTGTTCTAAGAGTGAGAGCCGAGCGGAATTGGCTCCAGGGGGAGATGAAGATATGCTGGATGATTCTGACACCAATGTGAAGTCAAATGATCTACTAGAGGGCCAATTTCAGTATGATTCCGCTATCCATTCAATTCAGGAGTCGATAACAGCGCAACCAACCATGCTTGAAGGCGGAGAACTAAGGCCTTACCAGGTAGAAGGCCTTCAATGGATGGTTTCTTTGTTCAATAATAATTTAAATGGCATGCTAGCTGATGAGATGGGACTAGGTAAGACAATTCAGACCATAGCCTTAATTGCATATCTCGGGGAGAACAAGAATGTTACAGGCCCGCATTTGATTATTGCTCCAAAAGCTGTACTTCCTAACTGGGTTAACGAATTCAAAACGTGGGCTCCTAAGATTGTGACCATTTTATATGATGGGAAAATGGATCAAAGGAAGGCAATGCGGGAGAAATATTCACGAGAGTACAAGTTCAGCGTGATGATTACTCATTATGATTTGATAATGCGAGACAAGGCATATCTGAAGAAAATTCACTGGCATTACATGATTGTTGATGAGGGGCATCGGTTGAAAAATCATGAGTGTGCACTTGTGCGCACCCTTGTAAAAGGATATCACATTCGGCGTAGACTTCTGTTAACTGGAACTCCAATACAGAACAATCTGCAAGAGTTATGGGCCTTGCTAAATTTTCTGCTGCCTACCATTTTTAATTCGGTGCAGAATTTTGAGGAATGGTTTAGTGCACCTTTCGCAGACAGATGCGATGTTTCTCTGACAGATGAAGAACAACTATTGATTATCCGCCGTTTGCATCAGGTTATAAGGCCCTTCATACTGAGAAGGAAGAAAGCTGAGGTGGAGAAGTTCCTCCCCAAGAAAACTCAGGTCATATTGAAATGCGATCTGTCAGCATGGCAGAAAGTTTACTACCAGCAAGTCACCGATTACCGGAGGGTTGGCCAGGATACTGAATTAGGCACCTCAAAAAGTCTTCAGAATTTGTCAATGCAACTCAGGAAGTGCTGTAACCATCCATACTTGTTCGTGGGGGATTATAACATTTGGCAAAGAGAGGAGATTGCCAGGGCTTCAGGTAAATTCGAACTGCTTGATCGCTTACTTCCAAAACTTAAAAAAGCAGGGCACCGAGTTTTACTTTTTTCCCAAATGACCCGTCTTATCGACATTCTTGAAATTTACCTTCAACTTCACAATTATAAGTTTCTAAGGCTGGATGGATCAACGAAGACGGAAGATAGAGGGACTTTGTTGAAGCAGTTCAATGCACCTGACTCTCCTTACTTCATGTTTCTATTGAGTACCCGTGCTGGGGGTTTAGGTCTAAATTTACAAACTGCGGATACTGTGATAATGTTTGACAGTGATTGGAATCCTCAAATGGATCAACAGGCAGAAGATCGAGCACATCGTATTGGTCAAAAGAAGGAAGTTAGAGTTTTTGTTCTGGTTAGTGTTGGATCCGTTGAAGAGGTTATCTTGGAACGCGCGAAACAGAAAATGGGTATTGATGCCAAGGTTATTCAGGCAGGATTGTTCAATACTACTTCCACAGCTGAGGACAGAAAAGAGATGTTGAAGGAGATCATGCGTAGAGGTACAAACTCATTGGGAACAGATGTACCTAGCGAGAGAGAAATCAACCGCCTTGCAGCACGGTCAGATGCTGAATTCAGGATGTTCGAGTTGATGGATGAAGAGAGAAGACAAAGGGAGAAGTACAGATCAAGGTTAATGGAGGACCATGAAGTCCCCGATTGGGTACACTCAGCTGCAAGGGCAGAAAAAGCTAAAGAGCCAGAACCTGATAGTGGCTTCTTTACAGGCAAGCGACAAAGAAAAGAAGTTGTTTATGCTGACAACTTGAGTGACCTACAATGGATGAAAGCTATAGAACATGAAGAAGACTTGGCAAAACttgaagcaaaaagcaaaaggAGAGAAACTCTTGCTCCCGAGACCAGTCGATCAACCAGTCAAAATGCAAGGGGATATCAAATACTATCTGAATCAAGAAACCATGACGAATCAATGGTCAGTGAAGAAGCATCAGAGTCTACTTACGCCGAACGAACCCCTAAAAGGCTGAAATCTGTTCCATTGAGGTTCAGAATTCCTGTACCTGGAAGTGGTAGTGCCCTGAGAGGTGATGATGGGATCACACCGACGACCCACAAGAGAAAGAGATGA